One region of Streptomyces leeuwenhoekii genomic DNA includes:
- a CDS encoding Lrp/AsnC family transcriptional regulator: MITAIVLIKTSVDRIPEIAERIAALESVSEVFSVTGTYDLIAMVRVTEHEELAEVIPGRISKIPGVEATDTHVAFRTYSQHDLEAAFAIGLDN, translated from the coding sequence GTGATCACCGCGATCGTCCTCATCAAGACCAGCGTGGACCGCATTCCCGAGATCGCGGAGCGGATCGCCGCGCTGGAGAGCGTCAGCGAGGTCTTCTCCGTCACCGGCACCTACGACCTGATCGCCATGGTGCGGGTCACGGAGCACGAGGAGCTGGCCGAGGTCATCCCGGGCCGGATCAGCAAGATCCCCGGCGTGGAGGCGACCGACACCCACGTGGCGTTCCGCACCTACTCGCAGCACGACCTGGAGGCGGCCTTCGCGATCGGCCTCGACAACTGA
- a CDS encoding rhomboid family intramembrane serine protease, translating into MIRKWSAAVGRTIGTGRTTGTGRTAHAAARARPPRRTAAPVTYGLMALCCLVFLAGPASGLSPAYGSGAELIAAQRAYFRHWGVIPAELFAGSPRAPLTPATALFVHGSWVHLLGNMLFLYVFGAMTEVRMGRIRFLLFSTGCGYLALLGYALANAHSQQPLVGASGAISAVLGAFLFLFPRARVTSLLPFLFFLPLRFPAWIVLPFWAALQWLAAGRAGSGPGVAYLAHLVGFGLGFGCAWVLFGPGTRVRDAPATAPEGENQP; encoded by the coding sequence ATGATCCGCAAGTGGAGCGCGGCCGTCGGCCGGACGATCGGGACGGGACGGACGACCGGGACGGGACGGACGGCCCACGCCGCCGCACGGGCCCGGCCGCCCCGGCGCACGGCGGCACCGGTGACGTACGGACTGATGGCGCTGTGCTGTCTCGTCTTCCTGGCCGGCCCGGCCTCGGGCCTCAGTCCGGCGTACGGCTCCGGCGCGGAGCTGATCGCCGCGCAGCGCGCCTACTTCCGGCACTGGGGCGTGATCCCCGCGGAGCTGTTCGCGGGCTCCCCGCGGGCGCCGCTCACCCCCGCCACGGCCCTGTTCGTCCACGGGAGCTGGGTCCACCTGCTCGGCAACATGCTGTTCCTCTACGTCTTCGGGGCGATGACCGAGGTACGGATGGGCCGGATCCGGTTCCTTCTCTTCTCCACCGGCTGCGGCTACCTGGCCTTGCTGGGCTACGCGCTGGCCAACGCCCACTCGCAGCAGCCCCTGGTCGGCGCCTCAGGGGCGATCTCCGCGGTCCTCGGCGCGTTCCTGTTCCTGTTCCCGCGGGCCCGGGTCACCAGCCTGCTGCCGTTCCTGTTCTTCCTGCCGCTGCGCTTCCCGGCGTGGATCGTGCTGCCGTTCTGGGCGGCCCTGCAGTGGCTGGCCGCCGGGCGGGCGGGCAGCGGGCCGGGGGTGGCGTACCTGGCCCACCTGGTGGGGTTCGGGCTGGGCTTCGGCTGCGCCTGGGTGCTCTTCGGCCCGGGGACTAGAGTGAGGGACGCCCCAGCGACGGCCCCCGAGGGAGAGAACCAGCCGTGA
- a CDS encoding NYN domain-containing protein, with translation MAETHGGGPGDGAAEVLDRPLPDGVRRRVVQIVSDGFGGLTPAELPAQLRQYARFAPNRRAKFAGNAMAAALETDPLFRQRIGEKFKEAQPELAGALDSGSPPPAADPLDVAAAAYVLRPAGWVKLVTAAGEEAQRADAERADEESRAELERLRAELARAREHTRAETDRLRAELDAVRKEAESLHRKLRAAHSDVKRGEAALRKARAEIEAVRAESQAQVSAADSETRRLKARLGETEAALEAARRAAREGRSVEDMRVRLLLDTLLDATQGLRRELALPPVSVRPAETVDAVEPGRMTPKDIAARALSEHDPAILDQLLALPQVHLVVDGYNVTKTGYPQMPLEKQRLRLLGQLSQLAAQTGAEVTCVFDGAELAAPVLLAPPRGVRVLFSKPGVTADELIRQLVRAEPPGRPVVVVSTDREVADGVARAGARPVASAVLLKRLS, from the coding sequence ATGGCGGAGACACACGGCGGGGGGCCGGGCGACGGCGCCGCTGAGGTGCTCGACCGTCCGCTGCCCGACGGAGTGCGGCGCAGGGTCGTGCAAATCGTGTCCGACGGCTTCGGCGGGCTGACGCCGGCCGAACTGCCCGCGCAACTGCGGCAGTACGCCCGGTTCGCGCCGAACCGGCGCGCCAAGTTCGCGGGCAACGCCATGGCCGCGGCGCTGGAGACCGATCCGCTCTTCCGGCAGCGGATCGGCGAGAAGTTCAAAGAGGCCCAGCCCGAACTGGCCGGCGCCCTCGACTCCGGCTCCCCGCCCCCCGCCGCGGACCCGCTCGACGTGGCGGCCGCGGCCTACGTACTGCGCCCGGCGGGCTGGGTGAAGCTGGTGACCGCCGCCGGTGAGGAGGCCCAGCGCGCCGACGCCGAGCGGGCCGACGAGGAGAGCCGGGCCGAGCTGGAGCGGCTGCGCGCCGAGCTGGCCCGGGCCCGGGAGCACACCAGGGCCGAGACCGACCGGCTGCGCGCCGAGCTGGACGCGGTGCGGAAGGAAGCCGAGTCCCTCCACCGCAAGCTGCGTGCCGCCCACAGCGACGTCAAGCGCGGCGAGGCGGCCCTGCGCAAGGCCCGGGCGGAGATCGAGGCCGTGCGCGCCGAGAGCCAGGCCCAGGTCTCCGCCGCCGACAGCGAGACCCGGCGGCTCAAGGCGCGCCTCGGGGAGACGGAGGCCGCCCTGGAGGCCGCCCGCCGGGCGGCGCGCGAGGGCCGCAGCGTGGAGGACATGCGGGTACGGCTGCTGCTGGACACCCTGCTGGACGCCACCCAGGGGCTGCGGCGGGAGCTCGCGCTGCCGCCGGTCTCGGTGCGCCCCGCCGAGACGGTCGACGCCGTCGAGCCGGGCCGGATGACGCCGAAGGACATCGCGGCCCGCGCCCTGTCGGAGCACGACCCCGCCATCCTCGACCAGTTGCTGGCGCTGCCTCAGGTGCATCTGGTCGTCGACGGCTACAACGTCACCAAGACCGGCTATCCGCAGATGCCGCTGGAGAAGCAGCGCCTGCGTCTGCTCGGCCAGCTCTCCCAGCTCGCGGCGCAGACCGGCGCCGAGGTGACGTGCGTCTTCGACGGGGCCGAACTGGCGGCCCCGGTGCTGCTGGCGCCGCCGCGCGGGGTGCGCGTGCTGTTCTCCAAGCCGGGCGTCACCGCCGACGAGCTGATCCGCCAGCTCGTGCGCGCCGAACCGCCGGGCCGGCCGGTCGTCGTCGTGTCGACCGACCGCGAGGTGGCCGACGGCGTGGCCCGCGCGGGCGCCCGCCCGGTCGCGTCCGCGGTGCTTCTCAAGCGTCTGTCCTGA